The following is a genomic window from Acidobacteriota bacterium.
GTGGGCGTGGCGACGCGGGTGCGCTTCACGCTGCCCGCGTCCAAAGAGACGTTCGAACTGCTCGGCACGGTGCGCTCGGCGAGCGGCAGCCGCATCGGCATACAGTTCTCCGAGATGGACGACCTTGCCTCCGCGCAACTGCTGTCGGCCATCTTCGCCGAGGTGATGGCATCGCGCCCCGACGTGAGCGCGGTCGCCGATCCGGTGGATGTACAAGCGATGGTCGAGCGCCTGGCGCGCATCGAGAACGCGATCGCGCTGGTGAGCAGTGAGATCAAGCGCGAATCGCTCACCGAAGAAGCGGAAGCGCTGCGCGCGCTCATTTCCGCCCATCAGAAGGCGCTGGCGAGGTTGGACAGCTAGTAGTCTTTCCTTCGAGGGCTTCACGGTAAGGCTGCTCCGCCCTCGCGCTCTGCTCGTCCGCCGGGACCTCGCTCCGCGCTCACCCTTTTCAATGGGCGAGATGGGGGGCGGGGTCGCCTCCACACGGTCGAGTTCAGCCTTCCCAGAAGGTATTGGTGCCTTCGAAAGAGAAGCCGAACTCGGCGAGGCCGCCGGGGCCGGCGTTGCGGCGATAGACGATGCGGGCGTTCGCTTGCTTCTGCCGCTCGGGCCGGCTGATCAGGACGCGGTCGAGTAGCTTCCAATGCGCGCGCGACACGAGCAGGCCGCCATGCGGGCTGGTAAAGATGGTTTCCGCCATCTCGGCCTCGGTGTCCACGCTGCCGACGGGACGCACGGTGAGGTGAACGCGATTCGCTTTGCGATTGCCGCGCCGGGTGTATCCGAGCAGCGTGCCGAGGGTGCCGGTAAGCGCCACTTGGTCGGCGGT
Proteins encoded in this region:
- a CDS encoding PilZ domain-containing protein, encoding LEFPVAYWDPEQQEQSGKAADLSASGLGFFVEVPATVGVATRVRFTLPASKETFELLGTVRSASGSRIGIQFSEMDDLASAQLLSAIFAEVMASRPDVSAVADPVDVQAMVERLARIENAIALVSSEIKRESLTEEAEALRALISAHQKALARLDS
- a CDS encoding PilZ domain-containing protein; protein product: MAHTDEARSSPAERRYPRVRVAFPVELRSGVLIALGTTEDLSLGGMRVTSPVRLDHELWVRFNLPSGHSVRTRGGIVYRQADGRIGLSFGALGTADQVALTGTLGTLLGYTRRGNRKANRVHLTVRPVGSVDTEAEMAETIFTSPHGGLLVSRAHWKLLDRVLISRPERQKQANARIVYRRNAGPGGLAEFGFSFEGTNTFWEG